ttattttgtcttttttaataaaattaataatttatattataataaaattacaataaaaaaattaaaatatgaaaaaaatattaaaagtgataaaaaaaattatggagaAAACCAACAATGACCAACAACAAACCTAAACATAAGTTGAGTGAACGCAgaagttataatttataatttgttGCTTCAAGTGAACGGGTTTTTTGGATGCAAAATCACCACTTTTGCGTTCAGAAAATAAAAGTTGCCAAACATCAAAGAACAACGTTCAATGAACTTAAACGCACTTCTATCTTCTCCAACGTGGTTGTCAAACACACCCTTGATCTCCCATGCTTATCAGTCTAAAATCTAAATaaataacttatttatttaattaccatAAAATGAATGAATATtgcaatatatttatttaaagtaaaaatttagGTGTAGTCAACTTTACATGAAGTTAATAATTAAGaactattaaataatttaattaatttgactaaattttcatctaacgagtCTCAATTATTAACTTTAAATAAAATTGAGTTTTCACCTTTACTTAATTATTCCAGCAAGCTTGGGAGATGAACTAGAATACATTTCAATTCAACCATAAGTAATACAAGAAACAAAACTAAAAAACTAAATTCTTATAGACTAACTATCCCTTTCGCCAAAAGGACTCCACATTAATTATTAGTTTTAAGACCGCAATAATCCGTTGCAAGATCCCCGGATGACTTGGATGATTCTGGAGATATGAAGAGCAATGCATGAGTTGACGGTGATGCGTAGCGAATTCAGGGATGGAGCCTGAAGGTGAATAATGTGATGGTGAGACCAAGCTCTCATGGCAAAGGAATATAGTTATCCAACGGTACCAGTGAGGCACCTGAGAAACTAGTTGGTTTTCACGTAAATTATACACAAGAAATTTGGAATCAAATTCTTCTAGTGCCAAAATATTATGATCTTCTGAGATATACAGGGGTGCTACCTTAAAACATGGCGAGATCGTTTCAGATGGGATTTCGAACAATTTAATCCAAGACTCTTCAACTCCATGCTCTTTCATTATCCAGAGAGTGCAAATAATTGGCTCATGCCGAGTGCGATAACAAACAGAAAGACGGTTATTGTGGACTTGCAAGCGAGGCATGTAGGTGAAGTTAGAGTGCATACTAATCATGGGCAGACACAATCGACCAAACAACTCCGTTTCCAAGTCGAAGGTAAGAACGAACCACTCCAATTCATAACAATCTATAGTAGGATGATACGCAATCCAATTCAGAGTGCCGCTCACAAATATTCCATTCCTTGTGCAAACAAAATCATACGGAAACACCGGATGATCAACAGTTTTCCAAAAAGGATTTGCACCAAAAGTGAAAACTATAGCCCCAGATCTCACCTTGGAATCAGTTATAAGAGACGAGTCAGAACAACCCATAACAAACTTGTACTGGTCATGTAGAGTATCATAGCCAAAGCCACAGAAAACATTGTCTCCACACTCGTGGGAGCACTCGAACGGAACGGATGGGGATACCGAACGGGTACCGGGATTGAAAAGAGTAAGAGTTTCAAAGGGAAAGCCTTGAGACAAGCAGAGCAATCCGTTGCAAGATCCCTCGATGACTATTCCGTCAGCCGGATGTGACTCGAAAGTAGTTGGCTGATGCTGGCGATAAAGAATAAGAGATTGTGAAGAGCAATGCATGATGTCGCCCCTCCGTCCCGCTTCCTTCCAACATAGTAATGGCGGCGGCGGAGTTAGGGTTGAGCATTGAAGGTGGTGCTTGACGAATTCAGGGCTGCAGATTAGGGAGTTCCATGAACGGCATACAATCCTCAGTTGCAGGAGAAGCCTCACTGGAAGCCTCGCCAATATTTCTCTAATCACATCTTCTGGAAGAGTTTCTTCGTATTCAAGGTATTTTCTTCTCTGTCCAAAAAATAAAAGGTGTTTCATTCTCGTAGTAATAAGAGaataaggatttttttttttggtgactaagtGAATAAGGATTTGCgtcttaaaaattaaaatgagcATCCTAATGAGATTTACACTACGTACGAATTTTGGTGGAAAACTTTGAGTAAGTAAGGACGCGGCAAGATGCCTTGGACCATGGGTGCGACAATAATTTTTTCGATAGGCTATAGGCAAGTCGGCACAGCATCGACAGCTTGACGAGAAAGAAACTTGATGGCGGTGAGTCTGGCTGGTAAGGGAGGGAATGGCGGCGGTGAGGCTGGCTAGCGAGGGAGAGAACGACCATAAGAGAGTTAgaagttaattaaaaaataattaaataatattaaaagttgataaaaaaattgaattttattgGACAAATAGCATTTTTCAATTGTTAAAGGATCAAAAGTGAAAATACGATTTTTAATAGAGTAATTTAGGATGAATTTTTTTCACCCTCTATGGACAAAAAATGTAACATTGTTCACGGTATTCATAATTTCAGTTGTTTATTTAGcggaattaaattttaaattaatattttttttagatgtAAACTTCATttaaataccaaaaaaataataaaagtcaatattttcaattattttatttttctttttctttaaaaacGAATTAAAACAAGTTTTTTTACTATCCAAAACCCTTAATTTCTCTAGATGTCTATGGATGAAAAAAATTGTAGCCTTCAACGTGCTACTAGTGAAAACACAATCTACAAAGAGTTTATCGAATTTTTACAAGAACACTACTTATTAATTCTTACTTGTCTTTCTCTAAAAATGAGATAATTTTCTCCTCTGCTATACCTCTCCACTTTTTATATTCCAATTGAGTAGCATTGGCTGCTATATTTAATTTCTAATAACAATATCACTAATCAAAATAACCATCTTtagtaaattttgaaaattagaataACCTGTTAAATTGTAGTTTATCACAAGAACATTTTTAGTCTgacaattttttttctcttgagatacttgataaggataataatataataaatttgtatttaaaattttaaatattttgaataTGTAATTCTTTTTCACacccttctatcttcttcttctgcttgAATCGTTGGAGAAGCCAAAAAACAAAAACGAAGAACAATAGAAAAGGGAAATAGACAAGAAACAAAGGAAAAGAAAGGGAATAAGAAGCATGGTTTCAACGAGACGCAACAGTGGATCTCTCTCCGCAAAacgaccttcttcttcttccgacGACAaacctccttctccttcttctaaaCGCCAAAAGGTTCGTCTTATTCCCCTCACTTTTTCTTCTAAATTCCAATTCCCCAAACGCATGCCGTATATCCCTTGCTTTTGTTAAAAGTCCCCTTGAAGTTCGTCGTTTTATGGGATTAGGGTTTTTGAAGTTTTTAATTTGGGTAATTTCCTTAATTTCAGGGTGAcagtggtggtagtggtggtgcgTCGGAGAAACCGGTGACGGCGGCGGAGGATTCCAAGGAATTGCGTGCTCCAGAGGCCGCTGCCGATCCCGGAGAATGCGGCACTGCTAATGACGCTCAGATCGCCGGCAACGATGGCAAAGCTGATGTCCCGCCAGCCGTACCAGTGGCAGCGCCGATCGCCGATGGTGCGTGCTTCACACTTATGGTTTTTCGGATCAACGTTGTTTTTGTTCATATTAGACAGTGAATGGTTACTTGTcgagaaaaaaattgatttttttttttaattggtttTTAGGGTCTACGCCAAGTTTGGTGGCTGATAAACCAAAGAGTTCGTTCTCTTCGTGGTTTTATCAGAAGCAAAATCCCAACTCTGAGGGTGTTCCCTGGTGCAGGCTCTTATCCCAGTCTTCACAGGTAATTCAATTGTGATTTTGAGTATTTAATTCAAgttgcatttggaccattttttaTTTGAAGTGATAAAGCTTGTTTATTTGGGAATTGGAATGTGATGTTATTATTGCTTCAGAATCCGAATGTTCCTATTTCCACATCGAACTTCACAATTGGTTCCAGTAGAAATTCCAACTTCCCGCTGAAGGATCATACTGCAAGTGGAACTTTGTGCAAGATCAAGCAATCCCAGGTACATATTAGGGCCAATGTAAATTTTCAATGGGGTTTTGGAATTTATATTTGATGTGGTTGTGTGAGGTATGTCATGTCCGgggtttttttttggttttttttttggttgttCCTCCATGCACACCCCTCAGAACTTGCTAGTGGATTGTTTTGCCCGATTACTATTTTAGAGACTTCTAAGCACAGTAAATGCTTATCTGTAGTCGTGTGCATGGTTGCGTTGCTTTGTTTCCCCCATTTTCTTGGTTTCCAGTTGCTTGAGGTGAATATCTTAGGAAGTGTATGTGCAGTATGGTTACTGTTGTTTCTGGAAATGACCAGCGTGAGGGGAATGCTGTAGCTGTGCTTGAAAGTACTGGCAGCAAAGGATCTGTGCTAGTAAATGGAACGCTCGTCAAGAAGAGTACCAGCTGTGTGCTTAACTCGGGTGATGAGGTGGTTTTTGGTTTGCTGGGAAATCATGCTTATGTATCCTTTTCAGTTAATTCTAGTTGAATGCCATCCCCATATTTTCCTTTTCCAGTGTGTCTGTGTATTTTCCTTGATTTATTTTGACCTAGGTTTTTCAGCAACTGCATCCTGAAACCGCAGTTAAGGGTGCAGAAGTTCAGAGTGGTGGTGGGAAGTTACTGCAGATTGAAAAGAGAACAGGTGACCCTTCAGCCGTAGCTGGGGCTTCTATTTTGGCTTCTTTGTCTAGCTTTAGGCAGGATCTTACAAGATGGAAGTCTCCATCTCAGTCTGCCAGTAAGCCTCACCAGGGTACTGACGTTTCAGAGAGTGAGCTCGATGGCATGGAAGGCAACTCAACTCCAAATGAAGGGACTGACAAAGCCACTGATACTGGAGCAAGCGACAAGAATTCTCCTATGGATTGCGATCCAGATGATGCAGTCACAGAGGCAGGCAATGTAAAAATCTCTGGGGTGAATGATTTCCTAAGGCCTTTCTTCCGGGTCCTTGCTGGATCTAGTTGTAAACTGAAATTGAGCAAAAGTATCTGTAAACAGGTGTTGGAAGAAAGAAACGGAGCGAGGGATACACAAGCTGCATCATCTTCGGGTACATCTGTGCGCTGTGCAGTTTTTAAAGAAGATCTTCATGCTGCAATACTGGACGGGAAAAACCTAGATGTGTCCTTTGACAACTTCCCATATTATTTGAGGTTAGTTCTCTTGTAATGTAGAAGACTCTACTTTTGAATTTGATACCAAGGATGGTCAATGTCATTTTTTGCTGGCTTCATTCTTTCACTTGGTTGCCGTTTCCACACACGATGTCCGTTGCTAGGACTTGTCATTGGCATAAAACTAGGCATTTTGTTTTGAAGATTTTACTATTTGATAgatttgtgattttcgaaaacaaaatcaATACTGCTTGTCACCCGGGCGTTATGATTTGAGTCTTCCCTGCCTTTCACCTGAACTCATCTttataatcttatctttttcttataAAGGATTATTGATTCTTTAACTGCATTTCTGATCATGCTTACCTCTTTTTGCAGTGAGAATACAAAAAATGTCTTGGTTGCAGCTTGCTTTATACACCTGAAAAATAAGGAACATGTAAAGTACACAACAGATTTTACAACCATAAACCCCCGAGTTCTGCTCTCAGGACCTGCAGGTTTGTGGATGTTCCATTGATAATATCCGTTGtcatccttttcttttttttttgtgtctttGGGTGAAGTGGAGCAGCGTGATCAATTCCTTATTTATCTCTTTACCTTCTCTAAAAAGTTAagcaatattattattatcacaAAGCGATTGATATTATATAGACGCCTTATTTAACTTTTAACTCTCTATTTCCTTAAATTGCCAATTTCTTTTGTTTGCAGGATCAGAAATATATCAGGAAATGTTGGCAAAAGCACTTGCAAAATATTTTGGAGCTAAATTGCTTATATTTGATAGCCATTTACTTCTGGGTGTAAGAAAAAAGTCCTCTTTGCCGAGTCTATGTTGGGATTATTCCAATCATACCTCCCTTGCAGATTGCCATTGTAGCGTTTCTGGTGTAAATTCTGATAATAAATCTTTGCTGCTTGTGCATTCATAGGGTTTATCTTCCAAGGAAGCTGAGTTGCTCAAAGAGGGATCCAATGCTGAGAAATCATGCATCTGCACTAAACAAAGTCCTACAGCTACAGATGGGGCTCGTAGTATGGATCCATCAACTAGTGAACCTGATACGCCTAGCTCCTCAAATGCACCTACATTTGGCATTGAGTCTCAACCTAAGATGGAAATTGATAGCGCACCTTCTACCTCCGGAGCCTCTAAGAGTGGTACATTTAAGCTGGGTACGTGCTCTCCTTTTTCCCCTAATCTTTCCTATCTAAAAAGGGCCTTAAGCcttaaatttatcataaaaagtTTGATGTTTTCCATTACAATCCTGCAGGGGATCGGGTAAAATATAGCTTTTCATCTTCTGGTAGCCTTTATCAGACATCTTCAAGGTACAGGTTTGCACTACAACTACAATTACACTGTTTTAAACTGGTTTCTTTGTACAGCTTACAGTTGTATCCTTTTCCCTTTATCAGAATAACTTGAGTTTTCTCATCAATTGGCACCACCTATGCCAGTCCTACTTCTTATATATGATATAGATGTGTAATGGATAAGATAGTACCTCTTTCACCCAAATTGAAAGTTCATATGCACCATGGTTATTGCAATCCAACATGTAATGGTTTCATTTTAATTAAAAGTAATACAAAATTTATGATTGATTGCCATTGTGCTGTAGTAATAATTAGAAATCAGGTAAATTTGCCATTCTTTTGAAGGCCTGGATGTGTGTTAAGGTGACCCATGGTACCTTAGGCTGTTAGGCATCACCCGTGCATAAGTGGTTTCTTTTATATCTGTTTGGGTAGTTGTATAGATGAATGGCAAGGAaattaagattttgaaattttttattaacTCAAAATTAACATTTCTTCTATGGAATCCAGATCTAGACAAAGTAATGCAACTTCCACCTCAAATTTTCATTTCTTCCATGGATATTTCCTCCATTTCACTCATACCCAACTAAGTGCTAGTGTTTTTTCTTGTACTTATAAGTTTTCTTGCCAATTGCACCTACCTATAGGGGGCCATCTAATGGAAGTCGGGGGAAGGTTGTCTTACTTTTTGATGATAATCCCTTGTCAAAAATTGGTGTaagatttgataaacccataACTGATGGAGTTGATCTTGGAGGTGCCTGTGAGGCTGGTCAAGGATTTTTCTGCAACGGTAACAAGCTGCCTTTTCTATTACTACtgctactattattattattatttccaaAATATACTACATTctactttttatctttatcttggtTGTGGATTTTGAGGTGGTATTTTCTTTTTTCCAGCAAGTGATCTTCGTTTGGAAAACACTATTGTTGAAGAACTGGACAAATTACTTATTAATACATTGTTTGAGGTTGCCATTTACTCCACTCTTGGTTGTACACAAGAATTTCTTCTCATATATATTGCTTTGGTCTTAAATAAGAACTTGTAATCTTTGTTTCAGGTTGTGAATAGTGAGAGCAGAAGTACGCCTTTCATTTTGTTCATGAAAGACGCAGAGAAGTCTATAGTAGTTAACGGGGATCCATATTACTTTAAAAGTAAGCTTGAAAAGCTTCCTGACAACGTGGTCGTAATAGGTGCACACACGCACACTGACAGCCGAAAGGAGAAGGTAAGAAATGATTTGTTGACACTGACCATTTTCTAATGGTGAAATGAAATGCACATTGAGACATTAGAAACTTCTAATATGTACACACATTGCAGGTAAAAAGGTTATAACAGCCCTTGTCAAGAtaatctgttttcaatttttatttacaaaccaTTACTTGGTTTAGGTTCTTTGTTCAAAGGATGACTTTATTAGGAGTCCAAAAGTAGGTGCTTTTTTATTTACCTGGTTTCATTTTAGAAACTGGATAGGAGCTTTATGTATTTCATGGTAATGTTCGGTTTTTGCAGTGCTTCGGTATATTTGGTTTGAAAAGAATTCTAGGTTTCTTTTGTCTGATTCCTTTCCCACAAACGATTTTCTTATGGATAGAATTACCTACTTGGCATCCCTTTCGTGCTAAGCTAATGGCTGTTTAAGGGTGTTTCTATAACTGATATTCAANNNNNNNNNNNNNNNNNNNNNNNNNNNNNNNNNNNNNGTTGATCTCTTTTTCTTGGATATCTTTGTATCTTTCTGAGGATAACTTATCTTCCTTTGTGCACTTGCTTTTCTTATAGTACAATTTTTCtaccaaaatataaaaaaataacacgAGGAGCTAAGAAAAGTTTGTGTATAATGGCAGAAATAGGATGCAAAATGGATATCCTAGTATTATTTCTTCGAATTTCCTTTTCTTGCTGTCCAATTAAATTTGTATTAGTGGTTATGATCTTTATATTCTGGTTTTGTTTTATGAACTGAGAAACCAAGATAGTTGTGTATAACGGATGGAGATTTGGGTTATCCTATCTATTCAATCCTGCAAATTCCCTGATCtaaatgaatttttttatgaATGTTTGTCATTGCAGTCACATCCTGGAGGTTTGCTTTTTACAAAGTTTGGGAGCAATCAGACTGCGCTACTTGACTTGGCTTTCCCTGTAAGAATCACCAAATCCTAGTTCATTCTTCTTTTGGAGAAGGGGCCAGAATTGCTTACATATGCTAATGTCGTGGATATCTTATTTGCAACCCACAATTTTTCTTTGGTCTTCTCAGATTTGTTAAGGTTATGTCTATGAACTCATTTCAGGATAGTTTTGGAAGATTACATGACAGAGGCAAAGAAGTACCTAAACCAAACAAAACTTTGACTAAGCTTTTCCCAAATAAAGTTACAATTCATATGCCACAGGTATATGCAGTGGATTGGCTATATTATTGTATTTTTGGtttctttatttgttttgtgtttttccttATAATATATCCATGTTATGTTTTTTGTAGGATGAGGCACTTTTAGCATCTTGGAAGCAGCAACTTGATCGAGACGTTGAGACTCTCAAAATCAAAGGAAATTTGCATCAATTGCGCTCTGTAAGTATCCTGTATGTGATTGTAATATTAATTTAAACTACACATTTAACCATGTTGTACTGTGTAGTgatgtaaatattttattatgaaaTTATCAACTGATTTGTCTAATTTTATTTGTAGGTTTTGAGCCGTTGTGGGATGGAGTGTGAAGGACTTGAGACCGTGTGCATTAAGGATCAGACACTTACAAATGAAAGTATGTTCTGCCACTGCTACGTCACTTAAAGATTTCTTGTTTAAATCTCTCCCCAATTACATGATGTTTGCTATACTGCAGATGCAGAAAAGATAGTTGGTTGGGCTTTGAGCCATCACCTCATGCAGAATTCTGAAGCTGATCCTGATGCAAAGCTTGTTCTATCTTGTGAGAGGTAATTTAGTGCTTGCTTGTTCTATCTTGTGAGATGTAATTTAGTGCTTGCTACATGTTATATGATGTATACTCAATTTTAAGATTCTAACCTTCATAGTTGTTAActtgtatttattaattattatgttaTTTTACCAGCATCCAGTATGGTATTGGGATCTTACAGTCTATCCAAAATGAGTCAAAGAGCCTAAAGAAGTCTCTTAAGGTGATTGTTATCAAGTTTTGCTACTTAAATTGTACTTTAATCTTCCTGTGCTGGTATACAAGCATCactttatttagaaaaaaagGCAGCCCGGTATACAAGCATCCTGCCGTAACTTTTATCCCAAAGAGTGTAATGTACGCAGTCTAATTTAGAATCTTGCAATTTATGAACACTTGATTCTGAATCATCCCCCTTCTTCTGTTGTCTGATTTCAGGACATTGTAACAGAAAACGAGTTTGAAAAGAGGCTTTTAGCCGATGTTATTCCACCTAGTGACATTGGTGTTACTTTTGATGATATTGGAGCTCTTGAAAATGTCAAGGATACGCTGAAGGAGTTAGTGATGCTTCCTTTACAAAGGCCTGAGCTCTTTTGCAAGGGGCAATTAACCAAGGTTTACCTAACTTACATATTCAAATGCATTCTGTTGCTTAACTTGTATTTTTGCTATAGATGTCTGTTCGAAGTTAGAGTTATCATTGGTCCTATTATTTCTTGCTTTTTCTTCGGTTGAATTGCTGATTGGTTGATGTATGACGCCTTTAATGCCCTTCTCCTTTTCCTACCCTCAAAGAAGAGAGGAAAAGAGGAGAGAAGGGGGTGGCGTGTAGAATTTGCTGACTTGATTCTTGTGATTTCTTAATTTTGGCAAGAATGTAGCTTGTTTGTGTTAGAATTTACTCCCTTCTTCCCAAATTATCGGTTGCTTTGGAAAACT
The DNA window shown above is from Arachis ipaensis cultivar K30076 chromosome B08, Araip1.1, whole genome shotgun sequence and carries:
- the LOC107612056 gene encoding uncharacterized protein LOC107612056 isoform X2, coding for MVSTRRNSGSLSAKRPSSSSDDKPPSPSSKRQKGDSGGSGGASEKPVTAAEDSKELRAPEAAADPGECGTANDAQIAGNDGKADVPPAVPVAAPIADGSTPSLVADKPKSSFSSWFYQKQNPNSEGVPWCRLLSQSSQNPNVPISTSNFTIGSSRNSNFPLKDHTASGTLCKIKQSQREGNAVAVLESTGSKGSVLVNGTLVKKSTSCVLNSGDEVVFGLLGNHAYVFQQLHPETAVKGAEVQSGGGKLLQIEKRTGDPSAVAGASILASLSSFRQDLTRWKSPSQSASKPHQGTDVSESELDGMEGNSTPNEGTDKATDTGASDKNSPMDCDPDDAVTEAGNVKISGVLEERNGARDTQAASSSGTSVRCAVFKEDLHAAILDGKNLDVSFDNFPYYLSENTKNVLVAACFIHLKNKEHVKYTTDFTTINPRVLLSGPAGSEIYQEMLAKALAKYFGAKLLIFDSHLLLGGLSSKEAELLKEGSNAEKSCICTKQSPTATDGARSMDPSTSEPDTPSSSNAPTFGIESQPKMEIDSAPSTSGASKSGTFKLGDRVKYSFSSSGSLYQTSSRGPSNGSRGKVVLLFDDNPLSKIGVRFDKPITDGVDLGGACEAGQGFFCNASDLRLENTIVEELDKLLINTLFEVVNSESRSTPFILFMKDAEKSIVVNGDPYYFKSKLEKLPDNVVVIGAHTHTDSRKEKSHPGGLLFTKFGSNQTALLDLAFPDSFGRLHDRGKEVPKPNKTLTKLFPNKVTIHMPQDEALLASWKQQLDRDVETLKIKGNLHQLRSVLSRCGMECEGLETVCIKDQTLTNENAEKIVGWALSHHLMQNSEADPDAKLVLSCESIQYGIGILQSIQNESKSLKKSLKDIVTENEFEKRLLADVIPPSDIGVTFDDIGALENVKDTLKELVMLPLQRPELFCKGQLTKPCKGILLFGPPGTGKTMLAKAVATEAGANFINISMSSITSKWFGEGEKYVKAVFSLASKIAPSVIFVDEVDSMLGRRENPGEHEAMRKMKNEFMVNWDGLRTKDTERVLVLAATNRPFDLDEAVIRRLPRRLMVNLPDAPNRAKILKVILAKEDLSSDIDFDAIANMTEGYSGSDLKNLCVTAAHRPIKEILEKEKKEHAAALAEGRPAPALSGSSDIRSLNMEDFKHAHQQVCASVSSESINMTELSQWNDLYGEGGSRVKKALSYFM
- the LOC107612056 gene encoding uncharacterized protein LOC107612056 isoform X4, which encodes MVSTRRNSGSLSAKRPSSSSDDKPPSPSSKRQKGDSGGSGGASEKPVTAAEDSKELRAPEAAADPGECGTANDAQIAGNDGKADVPPAVPVAAPIADGSTPSLVADKPKSSFSSWFYQKQNPNSEGVPWCRLLSQSSQNPNVPISTSNFTIGSSRNSNFPLKDHTASGTLCKIKQSQREGNAVAVLESTGSKGSVLVNGTLVKKSTSCVLNSGDEVVFGLLGNHAYVFQQLHPETAVKGAEVQSGGGKLLQIEKRTESELDGMEGNSTPNEGTDKATDTGASDKNSPMDCDPDDAVTEAGNVKISGVLEERNGARDTQAASSSGTSVRCAVFKEDLHAAILDGKNLDVSFDNFPYYLSENTKNVLVAACFIHLKNKEHVKYTTDFTTINPRVLLSGPAGSEIYQEMLAKALAKYFGAKLLIFDSHLLLGGLSSKEAELLKEGSNAEKSCICTKQSPTATDGARSMDPSTSEPDTPSSSNAPTFGIESQPKMEIDSAPSTSGASKSGTFKLGDRVKYSFSSSGSLYQTSSRYRGPSNGSRGKVVLLFDDNPLSKIGVRFDKPITDGVDLGGACEAGQGFFCNASDLRLENTIVEELDKLLINTLFEVVNSESRSTPFILFMKDAEKSIVVNGDPYYFKSKLEKLPDNVVVIGAHTHTDSRKEKSHPGGLLFTKFGSNQTALLDLAFPDSFGRLHDRGKEVPKPNKTLTKLFPNKVTIHMPQDEALLASWKQQLDRDVETLKIKGNLHQLRSVLSRCGMECEGLETVCIKDQTLTNENAEKIVGWALSHHLMQNSEADPDAKLVLSCESIQYGIGILQSIQNESKSLKKSLKDIVTENEFEKRLLADVIPPSDIGVTFDDIGALENVKDTLKELVMLPLQRPELFCKGQLTKPCKGILLFGPPGTGKTMLAKAVATEAGANFINISMSSITSKWFGEGEKYVKAVFSLASKIAPSVIFVDEVDSMLGRRENPGEHEAMRKMKNEFMVNWDGLRTKDTERVLVLAATNRPFDLDEAVIRRLPRRLMVNLPDAPNRAKILKVILAKEDLSSDIDFDAIANMTEGYSGSDLKNLCVTAAHRPIKEILEKEKKEHAAALAEGRPAPALSGSSDIRSLNMEDFKHAHQQVCASVSSESINMTELSQWNDLYGEGGSRVKKALSYFM
- the LOC107612056 gene encoding uncharacterized protein LOC107612056 isoform X1, which gives rise to MVSTRRNSGSLSAKRPSSSSDDKPPSPSSKRQKGDSGGSGGASEKPVTAAEDSKELRAPEAAADPGECGTANDAQIAGNDGKADVPPAVPVAAPIADGSTPSLVADKPKSSFSSWFYQKQNPNSEGVPWCRLLSQSSQNPNVPISTSNFTIGSSRNSNFPLKDHTASGTLCKIKQSQREGNAVAVLESTGSKGSVLVNGTLVKKSTSCVLNSGDEVVFGLLGNHAYVFQQLHPETAVKGAEVQSGGGKLLQIEKRTGDPSAVAGASILASLSSFRQDLTRWKSPSQSASKPHQGTDVSESELDGMEGNSTPNEGTDKATDTGASDKNSPMDCDPDDAVTEAGNVKISGVLEERNGARDTQAASSSGTSVRCAVFKEDLHAAILDGKNLDVSFDNFPYYLSENTKNVLVAACFIHLKNKEHVKYTTDFTTINPRVLLSGPAGSEIYQEMLAKALAKYFGAKLLIFDSHLLLGGLSSKEAELLKEGSNAEKSCICTKQSPTATDGARSMDPSTSEPDTPSSSNAPTFGIESQPKMEIDSAPSTSGASKSGTFKLGDRVKYSFSSSGSLYQTSSRYRGPSNGSRGKVVLLFDDNPLSKIGVRFDKPITDGVDLGGACEAGQGFFCNASDLRLENTIVEELDKLLINTLFEVVNSESRSTPFILFMKDAEKSIVVNGDPYYFKSKLEKLPDNVVVIGAHTHTDSRKEKSHPGGLLFTKFGSNQTALLDLAFPDSFGRLHDRGKEVPKPNKTLTKLFPNKVTIHMPQDEALLASWKQQLDRDVETLKIKGNLHQLRSVLSRCGMECEGLETVCIKDQTLTNENAEKIVGWALSHHLMQNSEADPDAKLVLSCESIQYGIGILQSIQNESKSLKKSLKDIVTENEFEKRLLADVIPPSDIGVTFDDIGALENVKDTLKELVMLPLQRPELFCKGQLTKPCKGILLFGPPGTGKTMLAKAVATEAGANFINISMSSITSKWFGEGEKYVKAVFSLASKIAPSVIFVDEVDSMLGRRENPGEHEAMRKMKNEFMVNWDGLRTKDTERVLVLAATNRPFDLDEAVIRRLPRRLMVNLPDAPNRAKILKVILAKEDLSSDIDFDAIANMTEGYSGSDLKNLCVTAAHRPIKEILEKEKKEHAAALAEGRPAPALSGSSDIRSLNMEDFKHAHQQVCASVSSESINMTELSQWNDLYGEGGSRVKKALSYFM
- the LOC107612056 gene encoding uncharacterized protein LOC107612056 isoform X3, giving the protein MVSTRRNSGSLSAKRPSSSSDDKPPSPSSKRQKGDSGGSGGASEKPVTAAEDSKELRAPEAAADPGECGTANDAQIAGNDGKADVPPAVPVAAPIADGSTPSLVADKPKSSFSSWFYQKQNPNSEGVPWCRLLSQSSQNPNVPISTSNFTIGSSRNSNFPLKDHTASGTLCKIKQSQREGNAVAVLESTGSKGSVLVNGTLVKKSTSCVLNSGDEVVFGLLGNHAYVFQQLHPETAVKGAEVQSGGGKLLQIEKRTGDPSAVAGASILASLSSFRQDLTRWKSPSQSASKPHQGTDVSESELDGMEGNSTPNEGTDKATDTGASDKNSPMDCDPDDAVTEAGNVLEERNGARDTQAASSSGTSVRCAVFKEDLHAAILDGKNLDVSFDNFPYYLSENTKNVLVAACFIHLKNKEHVKYTTDFTTINPRVLLSGPAGSEIYQEMLAKALAKYFGAKLLIFDSHLLLGGLSSKEAELLKEGSNAEKSCICTKQSPTATDGARSMDPSTSEPDTPSSSNAPTFGIESQPKMEIDSAPSTSGASKSGTFKLGDRVKYSFSSSGSLYQTSSRYRGPSNGSRGKVVLLFDDNPLSKIGVRFDKPITDGVDLGGACEAGQGFFCNASDLRLENTIVEELDKLLINTLFEVVNSESRSTPFILFMKDAEKSIVVNGDPYYFKSKLEKLPDNVVVIGAHTHTDSRKEKSHPGGLLFTKFGSNQTALLDLAFPDSFGRLHDRGKEVPKPNKTLTKLFPNKVTIHMPQDEALLASWKQQLDRDVETLKIKGNLHQLRSVLSRCGMECEGLETVCIKDQTLTNENAEKIVGWALSHHLMQNSEADPDAKLVLSCESIQYGIGILQSIQNESKSLKKSLKDIVTENEFEKRLLADVIPPSDIGVTFDDIGALENVKDTLKELVMLPLQRPELFCKGQLTKPCKGILLFGPPGTGKTMLAKAVATEAGANFINISMSSITSKWFGEGEKYVKAVFSLASKIAPSVIFVDEVDSMLGRRENPGEHEAMRKMKNEFMVNWDGLRTKDTERVLVLAATNRPFDLDEAVIRRLPRRLMVNLPDAPNRAKILKVILAKEDLSSDIDFDAIANMTEGYSGSDLKNLCVTAAHRPIKEILEKEKKEHAAALAEGRPAPALSGSSDIRSLNMEDFKHAHQQVCASVSSESINMTELSQWNDLYGEGGSRVKKALSYFM